The proteins below come from a single Candidatus Eisenbacteria bacterium genomic window:
- a CDS encoding T9SS type A sorting domain-containing protein, with protein sequence MRLLLRILPVCLAVTFASAALAERAPDGPSLDERRVAASRPTAPTASSAPTGEATVAAITAALTEWAPKRPKVRREIETHFVSPNDVSRGVELRGAFPNPFRSETAIRFAVPSATPVTVRLFDVSGKLVRTLIDAQLPAGDHSAMLRSEGLSAGVYFIQLRAGVVQASRRVVVMR encoded by the coding sequence ATGCGACTCCTCCTCCGGATCCTGCCCGTCTGTCTGGCCGTGACGTTCGCGTCCGCGGCCCTCGCGGAGCGTGCCCCGGACGGCCCCTCCCTCGATGAGCGTCGCGTGGCCGCGAGTCGTCCGACCGCCCCGACGGCAAGCAGCGCCCCGACCGGCGAGGCGACGGTCGCCGCGATCACTGCGGCACTCACCGAATGGGCGCCGAAGCGGCCCAAGGTCCGGCGCGAGATCGAGACCCACTTCGTATCGCCGAACGATGTGAGTCGCGGTGTCGAGTTGCGCGGCGCGTTTCCGAACCCGTTCCGTTCGGAGACCGCGATTCGATTCGCGGTCCCGAGTGCAACGCCCGTCACCGTGCGACTCTTCGACGTGAGCGGAAAGCTCGTCCGCACGCTCATCGATGCCCAGCTGCCGGCCGGCGACCACAGCGCGATGCTGCGCTCCGAAGGGTTGTCCGCAGGTGTCTACTTCATTCAGCTGCGGGCCGGAGTGGTGCAGGCCTCGCGGCGCGTGGTGGTCATGCGATAG
- a CDS encoding ABC transporter ATP-binding protein yields the protein MSDLATPRKKANFNNAWIEARELAWHHRQRLTIGLSLMLVGQLASLVMPWCSKILIDDVIGKRQVAMLGPIALYSGLATLVQAITSFANSQVLGVAAQAAISDMRKRVQHHVSLLPVRYFDSTQTGVLISRVMNDAEGIRNLVGTGLVQLLGGLITAVIGLGVLFWLNWHLTTLMLLVLGAFGGVMAVAFAKLRPLFRERGKIQGEVTGRLTETIGGIRIVKAYTAEKRERLVFARGAHRLLRNVAGSMTGVSGITAFSIIIVGSIGVLMTLIGGRAIIDGRMTLGEFFMYIFFTGLVAGPLVQIASVGTQITEALAGLDRIHELLNTSTEVDEERSLAPVDQVRGDVRFEDVTFEYVADVPVLRGITFDVPAGTTTALVGSSGSGKSTIISLVLAFNRPKRGRVMLDGRDLTQLRLRDYRQFLGVVLQENFLFDGTVSDNIRFSRPDARPEEIREAARIAHCDEFIMEFPNGYDSVVGERGIRLSGGQRQRIAIARAILANSRILILDEATSSLDSESEAQIQDGLRALRRGRTSFVIAHRLSTIRTADQILVIEHGEVVERGSHEQLIARGGRYRELYDRQYQIETDRFINPGEDFTPDLPTVTVPAAGREGTAAPRT from the coding sequence ATGAGCGACCTCGCGACCCCCCGTAAGAAAGCCAATTTCAACAACGCCTGGATCGAAGCACGCGAGCTCGCCTGGCATCATCGCCAGCGCCTGACGATCGGCTTGAGCCTGATGCTGGTCGGGCAGCTCGCCTCGCTCGTGATGCCGTGGTGTTCGAAGATCCTGATCGACGACGTGATCGGCAAGCGCCAGGTCGCGATGCTGGGGCCGATCGCGCTCTACTCGGGACTCGCCACGCTGGTGCAGGCGATCACTTCGTTCGCGAATTCGCAGGTGCTCGGCGTGGCCGCACAGGCCGCGATCTCGGACATGCGCAAGCGGGTCCAGCACCACGTGTCGCTGTTACCGGTGCGCTATTTCGATTCGACGCAGACCGGCGTGCTGATCTCGCGCGTCATGAACGATGCCGAAGGCATCCGTAACCTGGTCGGCACCGGACTCGTGCAGCTGCTGGGCGGACTCATCACCGCGGTGATCGGTCTCGGGGTGCTGTTCTGGCTCAACTGGCACCTCACCACGCTCATGTTGCTGGTGCTCGGTGCGTTCGGCGGCGTGATGGCGGTGGCGTTCGCGAAGCTGCGTCCCCTGTTCCGCGAGCGCGGCAAGATCCAGGGCGAAGTCACCGGCCGGCTGACCGAGACGATCGGCGGCATTCGCATCGTCAAGGCCTATACCGCCGAGAAACGCGAACGGCTGGTGTTCGCGCGCGGCGCGCATCGGCTGCTGCGCAACGTCGCCGGGTCGATGACCGGAGTGTCGGGGATCACCGCGTTCTCGATCATCATCGTCGGCTCGATCGGAGTGCTCATGACGCTGATCGGCGGGCGCGCGATCATCGACGGGCGCATGACGCTGGGTGAGTTCTTCATGTACATCTTCTTCACCGGACTGGTGGCGGGTCCGCTGGTGCAGATTGCTTCGGTCGGCACCCAGATCACCGAGGCGCTCGCAGGACTCGATCGCATTCACGAGCTGCTGAACACCAGCACCGAAGTCGACGAGGAGCGTTCGCTCGCGCCGGTCGACCAGGTGCGCGGCGACGTGCGCTTCGAGGATGTGACCTTCGAGTACGTCGCCGATGTGCCGGTGCTGCGCGGCATCACGTTCGACGTCCCGGCGGGCACCACGACCGCGCTGGTCGGCTCGAGCGGCTCCGGCAAGTCGACGATCATCAGCCTGGTTCTGGCCTTCAACCGTCCGAAGCGGGGCCGCGTGATGCTCGACGGCCGCGACTTGACCCAGCTGCGGCTGCGCGACTACCGCCAGTTCCTCGGGGTGGTGCTGCAGGAGAACTTCCTGTTCGACGGGACCGTCAGCGACAACATCCGCTTCTCGCGGCCCGATGCGCGGCCCGAAGAGATCCGTGAGGCGGCGCGCATCGCGCATTGCGACGAATTCATCATGGAGTTCCCGAACGGCTACGACAGCGTGGTGGGCGAGCGCGGCATTCGTCTGTCGGGCGGCCAGCGCCAGCGCATCGCGATCGCACGCGCGATCCTCGCGAACTCGCGCATCCTGATCCTCGACGAAGCGACCTCGAGCCTCGACAGCGAGAGCGAGGCGCAGATCCAGGACGGGCTGCGCGCACTGAGACGCGGCCGCACCTCGTTCGTGATCGCGCATCGCCTCTCGACGATTCGCACTGCCGACCAGATCCTCGTAATCGAGCACGGCGAGGTGGTGGAACGCGGATCCCACGAACAGCTGATCGCGCGCGGTGGCCGCTATCGCGAGCTCTACGACCGCCAGTACCAGATCGAGACCGATCGCTTCATCAATCCGGGCGAGGACTTCACGCCCGACCTGCCGACCGTGACGGTGCCCGCTGCAGGACGCGAGGGCACCGCAGCGCCACGCACCTAG
- a CDS encoding L,D-transpeptidase family protein — translation MMPGELACFDPGVVEIGFLTGGREVAHGVSGLSWARSRRRGTEGSWSRRRQTITPGAGVGHVSVLTPCGFVTLVTYGKVADVSSTAEFPDGAELEALVRLALERPQSPIREAPARWAIVDAAHQRLIVLDRDRALAAYPVSTAAAGIGGQSGSYRTPPGWHRVHARIGEDQPLGTVFESRAATGAHWNGEAEAADLVLTRILTLDGLEPGVNQGAEVDSLARYIYLHGTNHESRLGEPCSHGCVRLSNADMLRAFDALQDGDPVVIVGEAHAALDSRDESARSGAPPILAPLPDPFGPVRFHYAGLGGSGMSALAQFQTMAGGVASGSDRAFDRGERKEQRAQLERLGITIAPQDGSGVTRDCAALVVSSAVEAEVPDVVAARALQLPIVHRSALLAHFVAARRTIAVAGTSGKSSVVGMIFEMLRGAGRDPSVITGGELIALQRDRLAGNAWAGSGKLLVVEADESDGSLVRYQPAVAVVLNLQKDHRAMDEVQVMFRTFERRALEAFVCGDDPALAALRREAAARGLDARSFAAVEAVELDPDGSEFTVAGVRFRLPAPGAHNLENARAAIAACQAVGVPLDAMVTPLAEFQGVARRFQQVGRGHGVEVIDDFAHNPAKLRAAIATAQRRAARVFAIYQAHGYGPTRFLRPDLVQAFAEALRPEDRLWLLEIFYAGGTAVRDFSAADLVAEVSARGARAEFAPTRGWLVDRLATETRPGDLVLVMGARDPSLSDFALEIATRLGLETPVARAPSGS, via the coding sequence ATGATGCCAGGCGAGCTCGCGTGCTTCGATCCAGGCGTTGTTGAAATTGGCTTTCTTACGGGGGGTCGCGAGGTCGCTCATGGAGTCTCGGGGCTCTCGTGGGCCCGGTCGCGGCGGCGCGGAACCGAGGGGTCGTGGAGTCGAAGGCGGCAGACTATCACGCCCGGAGCGGGCGTCGGTCACGTCTCGGTTCTCACACCCTGCGGCTTTGTCACCCTCGTGACGTATGGCAAGGTGGCGGACGTGTCTTCGACCGCAGAATTCCCCGATGGTGCCGAACTCGAAGCGCTGGTGCGTCTCGCGCTCGAGCGCCCGCAGTCGCCGATACGCGAAGCGCCGGCACGATGGGCGATCGTCGACGCCGCGCATCAGCGACTGATCGTGCTGGATCGCGATCGCGCGCTCGCTGCGTATCCGGTCTCCACTGCAGCGGCCGGGATCGGCGGGCAGTCGGGATCGTATCGGACGCCGCCGGGCTGGCATCGCGTCCACGCTCGGATCGGTGAGGATCAGCCGCTCGGGACGGTGTTCGAGAGCCGCGCCGCGACCGGCGCACACTGGAACGGCGAGGCGGAAGCCGCGGATCTGGTCCTGACTCGAATCCTGACGCTCGACGGCCTGGAGCCGGGAGTCAATCAGGGTGCCGAGGTCGACTCGCTGGCCCGCTACATCTATCTCCACGGGACCAACCACGAATCGCGACTCGGAGAGCCGTGTTCGCACGGCTGCGTGCGGCTCTCGAACGCGGACATGCTGCGCGCATTCGATGCGCTTCAGGACGGTGACCCGGTGGTGATCGTCGGCGAAGCGCACGCCGCTCTCGACTCGCGTGACGAATCCGCCCGGTCCGGCGCGCCGCCGATCCTTGCTCCGCTGCCCGATCCGTTCGGCCCCGTGCGATTCCACTACGCCGGCCTGGGTGGCAGCGGCATGAGCGCGCTGGCTCAGTTCCAGACCATGGCCGGAGGTGTGGCGAGCGGCAGCGATCGCGCATTCGATCGGGGCGAACGCAAAGAGCAGCGCGCCCAACTCGAGCGGCTCGGCATCACGATCGCGCCGCAGGATGGCAGCGGGGTGACCCGCGACTGCGCGGCGCTGGTGGTTTCGAGCGCGGTCGAGGCGGAGGTGCCCGACGTCGTCGCGGCGCGCGCGCTGCAGCTTCCGATCGTGCACCGCTCGGCGCTGCTCGCGCACTTCGTCGCTGCTCGCCGCACCATCGCGGTGGCAGGCACCAGCGGCAAGTCGAGCGTGGTCGGCATGATCTTCGAAATGTTGCGCGGAGCGGGGCGCGATCCCTCCGTGATCACGGGCGGGGAGCTGATCGCGCTGCAGCGCGATCGACTGGCCGGAAACGCGTGGGCCGGGAGCGGCAAGCTGCTGGTGGTCGAGGCGGACGAGAGCGACGGCTCGCTGGTTCGCTACCAGCCGGCGGTTGCGGTCGTGCTGAATCTTCAGAAGGATCATCGCGCGATGGACGAAGTCCAGGTCATGTTCCGCACCTTCGAGCGTCGCGCACTGGAAGCGTTCGTGTGCGGCGACGACCCGGCACTCGCGGCGCTGCGCCGCGAGGCGGCGGCGCGCGGGCTCGATGCGCGAAGCTTCGCGGCGGTCGAAGCGGTTGAGCTCGACCCGGATGGCTCCGAGTTCACGGTTGCCGGCGTACGGTTTCGGCTGCCGGCACCGGGCGCCCATAACCTCGAGAACGCGCGTGCCGCGATCGCCGCCTGTCAGGCGGTCGGCGTGCCGCTCGATGCCATGGTCACGCCGCTCGCCGAGTTCCAGGGCGTCGCGCGTCGCTTTCAGCAGGTGGGGCGAGGGCACGGCGTCGAAGTGATCGACGACTTCGCGCACAACCCCGCCAAGCTTCGAGCCGCGATTGCGACCGCGCAACGCCGCGCCGCACGGGTGTTCGCGATCTACCAGGCGCACGGCTACGGGCCGACGCGATTCCTGAGGCCCGATCTGGTGCAGGCGTTCGCCGAGGCGCTGCGGCCCGAGGATCGGTTGTGGCTGCTCGAGATCTTCTATGCGGGAGGCACTGCGGTGCGTGACTTTTCGGCCGCCGATCTGGTCGCCGAAGTCTCGGCCCGCGGCGCACGCGCCGAGTTCGCGCCCACGCGCGGCTGGCTGGTCGACCGACTTGCGACCGAGACTCGACCCGGCGATCTGGTGCTGGTGATGGGCGCACGCGATCCGAGTCTTTCCGATTTTGCGCTCGAAATCGCGACCCGGCTGGGGCTCGAAACCCCGGTCGCCCGCGCCCCGTCAGGGAGCTGA